The sequence GCCTCGCCAGTTCGGGACCACCTCTCCATGAGGCGTTCGACCTCTGCAACGGTGAACACGGTCGCGCTCCAGCGTGAGCCGTCCGCTGTGAGCCGGACCTCGACGTCGATGTTGCAGACGCTGTCCAGAGGCTCGCCCGCGCTGGGCAGGAACGACGCCTCGAAGTGATCCGTTCGGACGCGGTACCAGGGGCCGTCCCAGCCCTGGTCAGCGGTTTCGGTCCTGGTGTGGGTCATACAGGGGAGCATCTTCGGCCTGCCCGAAGTGCTCAACTGGATTCTCCGGCAAGCTTCAGCGTCGTGATCGCGAACCTTGTCCCCGACGAGCTCTGGGATCGAACAGCCCCACTGATGCCGGCGCGGCCCGTGCGGCGGCATCGCCACCCCGGGCGGCTTCCAGTGCCGGACCGTGTCGCGCTCGCTGGCGTCGTCTACGTCCTGCGCAACGGCGTGGCTTGGCGAGACGTACCGGCTTCGGTGGTGGGTTGCTCCGGGGTGACGGCCTGGCGACGGCTGCGAGACTGGACCGAGGCGGGTCTTCGGCCCCGCCTGCAGGCCGCGTTGTTGACCGAATTGCGCCGAGCAGACCTGTTGGACCTGGACGACTGCGGGGTGGACGGCTCGCACGTCCGGGCCCTCAAAGGGGGGATCACGTCGGCCCCTCGCCCGTCGATCGTGGCCGGCCCGGCTCCAAGCACCACCTGATCGTCGATCGCCACGGCACCCCGCTGGCCGTCACACTCACCGGCGGCAACCGGCACGACGTCACCCAACTCCTACCGCTGCTGGACGCGGTCCCACCGATCCGGGGCCTGCGAGAGCGGCCCCGCCACCGGCCCCGGCGCCTGTACGCCGACCGGGGCTACGACTTCGACAAGTACCGCCGCCAGCTGTGGAAGCGCGGCATCAAGCCGATGATCGCCCGACGCGGCATCGCCCACGGCTCCGGACTCGGCAAAGTGCGCTGGGTCGTAGAGCGCGCGTTCGCCTGGCTCCACCAGTTCAAGCGCCTCCGCATCCGCTACGAGCGACGCGCCGACCTCCACCAGGGACTCCTCGAACTCGCCTGCTCAATCGTCTGCCTGCGGCGGCTCTCGCGATCATTCTGAAACGATCAGTTAGTGCGTTGGCCTGGTTGTTGCGTGCGGGGGCGAATTCGCTGGCTTCGGTGCCATGCTGGGTTTGCTTCCCACCCCAGGGCTTTGGCCCGCCGCTGCCGGAGTTCGATTGCCTCGACTTCCGGCTTCTTTCCCTGGGCGGTGCGTGCTGCCGCCGCCCTGCTCGGCGTCGGGCGGGGCGGTCGTTGGCAGGGCGCGCAGGAAGTCGGCGGTGTCGACTTCCTACGCGCGCCCGATGCTTCCCGTCGGCCTCAGCGCTTCGGCCCGCTGCCCGTGAGAAGTCGACGAGGCTGCCTTCTCGGCCCACTCTTCGTCGGCGGGGCCTGAGTTCGCCGCCTTGTCCGGCGTGCGCCGAGGTCGTGGTCGGTGGGCGCAGGAAGTCGGTCGGGCCGACTTCCTGCGCTCGTTCTCCGCCGACGGTGTGTTTCGCTGCTCTGCTGACGTGGCTCGGGGTGATGGTTGGCGGCGCGCGCGAAGTCAACGGGGCCGACTTCTTGCGCTGCTCGCGGTTCCCGCTGAGCGCGCTTTGGCCGGCTCGTCGTGGGAAGCCGACTGGGCCGACTTCCCGCTCGGCCTCCCGATCGGCCCCGCGTGATTCCGCGCTCTGCTGGCGTGAGTCGAGGTGGTGGCTGACGTGGCGCAGGAAGTCAACGGGGCCGACTTCCTGTGCCGCTCTCGGCTCCCGCTCGGCGCTTCGGCCTGCTCGTTGTGGGCAGTCGATTCTTCCCGGCTTCCTGCGCATCCCGGCCCTTGACCCAGGGCTCCGGTTTCGGCGTAGGAAGTCGACGATGACGACTTCCTACGCCCGCTTTCGCCGGTGGCATGCGGCTTCGTTCGGCGTGACTCGAGGTGGTGGTTGGTACGGCGCGGGAAGTCGAGCGTGTCGACTTCCTACGCCCGTTGCTCTGCCCGGCGCGGCTCGGGATGGTGGTTGGTGGGACGCGCGGGAAGTCGACCCGGCCGACTCCCAGCGGGCGTGGTTCCGCCGTCCGGGGCGGAGTGGGAAGCGGAGTGGGAAGTCGATCCGGCCGACTTCCCACTCCGCGGGCTAACGGGTTGCCCAGGTGGCGAGGTGGGTGAGGGCGCGGGCGCAGCGGCGGGCGAAGAGGTGTTGGGCGAGGGGGAGGAGGGGGCCGGCGAGGCGGGCGTACCAGCGCTGGGGGCGGCTGAAGGCGTTCACGGTGAACCAGACCGCCCCGTCCGGTGCCAGTTCCACCACGAAGGTCTCCTCGCCCACCGCGAGGTGCCCCCGGCGGGTGCCGTACGTGAAGCCGTAGCGGTCGGGTTCGCCCTCGGCGGTGCTCCAGACGACCCGGCACGGGGCGCCGGCCCGCAGCGGGCCGATGCCGATGGCGCACTGGACCGCGACCCCGCGCGCGGCCCGCCCGGCGTCGGCGGTGATCCGGACACCGGCGGCCCGGTGCATCCGCCAGCCCAGCACGGCCGTCCCGGCGGCGTCGAGGGCGGCGCGGCCGTGGCCGATCAGGGCGCGGTGGCGGAGGTGGTTGTAGCCGGCCGGGAGCGGGGTGTCGAGGCGGGTGCTGGCGCCGACCTCGGGGTAGTTGAGGTCGCTGAGCGGTGCGTGGGCGTTCATCGAAGGGTCTCCTGCGGGATCGGCGGCATTGGCGGCATCGGCGGCGCCAGCGGCATCGGCGGGACCGGCCGGACCGGCGGCATCGGGGCGAGGGCGAGGCGCCGCCAGGCGAGCAGCGAGCAGAGGGCGAAGCCGAGGGCGTTGCCGACGCCGTGGGTGGCTGCCATCCAGCCGAGGGTGGGACGGGGGATGCCGGAGGCCTCGCCGAGGGCCCACCAGAGGGCGAGCAGCATGGTGACGGCGAGGACGGTCGCCGAGACACCGAGCAGGACGGGCGTGCCGGTGCACCGGGGGACGCGGCCCCGGTCCCCGGCTCGGGGTCGCAGGTCGCGCCAGGTGAGCAGGCCGACCAGCCACATGCCCGCGGTGAGGACGGCGGCGCCGACGAGCTCGGCCCAGTCCCCGACGAAGTAGCCGCCGAGCACCAGCAGGGTCCCGGTCGGGACGCTGAGCGCGGCCCACCGGGCGGCGGGGTGGTCGGGGACGGCGCGGCAGACGAGTCCGGCGACGAGGGCGGCGGTGAACCCGGCGTAGTGGAAGTGCGGGACGGTCAGGGCCAGGATGTCGAGGTCGAAGCCGAACAGCCGGTACCCGGCGCGCTCCGCGACCAGGGCCAGTCCGGCGACCGAGGGCATGGCCAGCGCGGTGAGCACGGCGATCTCGGGCGGGGCGAGGGAGCGGGTGCGGGCCAGCCGGATCGGGGCGTGGGCGGCGACGGCGAGGGTGCCGAGGGCGTAGCAGGCGGCGGTGCCGGTGGCGAGCGGGCCCCGTGGCAGCCACAGTGACAGGGCACCGGGGACGGCGGCCAGCGGCCAGAGGCGGCGCAGCCGGACGAGTCCCGGTTCGTCGACGAGTGCGAGGCCGAGCGGGACGACCGCGCCCATGCCGAGCAGGACCAGCAGGTCGACCAGTTCGGCGGTTCCTCTGCCCATGGTGACCCGGACCTCCTTGAACGCGTTCAAACTTCCCTTGCGCGCCGACTCTACGCGGGGGATTGAACGCGTTCAAGTTTCAGCCCGCAGGTAGTCGCCGCCACCTGCCCTGGTGTTCACGAGGGGCACGGAGCACCCTGGAGGAGTAGGCGGGGGACCGGACGAGGAGCGACCGCCGGAGGTGATCCGCCATGCAGACTCTTGTCGGTTGGCACATCGAGATGGAGTTCCACGAGCAGGGGCCGCGGACGGCCGCCGCCGCCCTGCTGCGACTGGGCGACGGATCGGAGCTGCGCGCGCACGGCTACACCAGCCGCCACCCGTCGGACCCGGAACAGCTCAGGGTCGGCGAGGAGATCGCCGCCGCACGGGCGCTCAACGACCTCGCCTCGCAGTTGCTCACCAAGGCCCACGGCGAGATCCAGCAGGTCAGCCCGATCCCGACCCACCCGCTGTCGTGACGCCGTCGGAAGGTGCCGCGGGCCCGGCCGCCCACCGGTCGCGCATCCCGCTGATCTGCCCGAGGTGCGGGAAGGAGCAGCGGGTGGTGCCCGGCGGGCCGGGCCGCGCGGTCAAGGTGGTGCACGCCGGGACCGGCCAGGAGGCGTGCGAGCCGGGAGACCTCGCCCGCGCCCCGGAGAACGGCACCGCCTGAACGGAGAGCGGCGCACCCCGGAGAGCGGCGCGCCCCGGAGAACGGCACGGCCCGAGCGGCGACCGGCACCGCCCGGGTGGCGAACGGCACCGCCCGGGCGGGCAGGTCAGTTCGGGCAGTACGTCGTCGGCGCCTGCCACTCGGGCCCGATCAACCGCTGCTCCAGCTCGTTGAGCGTGATCCGGATCCCGATCGTGCCGGACAGCCCGAGCCGCATCCGGCTGCGGGCCAGGGCCACGAAGGCCGACAGGCCGTACTTGTTGATCAGCGACGCCCGGTAGCGGGCGGTGGCGTCCTCGTCGCAGACCGCCGCGCGGGCCGGGAGCTGGGCGCCGGTCGGGCGGCCGTGCGAGTCGCAGGGGCCGACCAGCACCTTGGGGTGGCGGCGGATCCGTTCGGCCTCGCCGGAGTGGGCGGGGGTCCAGATGCCGAGCGCCGTGCCGTCGGCCACGACCCAGCTCTGCGAGTGGACCTGGCGGCCGTCCTCGCCGTAGGAGGTGAGCAGGAGGTATCTGCTGTCGGCGAGCTGGTCGGTACGGTCGTGCACGGTGTCCTCCCTCTCCGGTCCGGCGGGCGGTCGCGGTCGTGGCGACCGGTGCTCCCGTGGCGCTCCACGGGGGCGTGCTGCTCGCAGGCGGTGCGGTGCTCCGCGGTGGGCCCGGCGGTCCGGCCGCCCGCGTACGACCCACGGGACAGCTTGGCACGGGTCCGGTCAAGGACCCCGGCCGGTCGGGCCACTCCATTGTCGTCCAGGGCGGCCGCCCTTTCGAGGGCTCGGGGTCGCCCGAAAGCGGTGCACGGGTGCGCTGCCGCGGGCGCGCGCCGGGCGCGCGCCGCCACGGAACCGCCGGTCCCGCGGCCGCTCCCGCAGCCGGGGACCGGAAGCGGTGCCGCTCGCTGACGACGACGAATCCCACCCGGACGGCCCAGACCCAGACCCAGGCACAGGCCCGCGTACAGACGCAGGGCACAGGGCACAGGGCACAGGGCACAGGGCGCAGGGCGCAGGGCGCAGGGCACGCCCCCGGAATCGGCGAGCGGCCCGCCCGGCGTCCTGAAGACACCGGACGGGCCGCTTCGCACCGTCGCGTTACTCCGCGAGGGTCAGTGCACCAGCACCGGCACCTCGTTGGCGTCCGCCGCACCCGCGCCCGAACCCTGGCCGGCGCCGCCGGCCTCGGGGCGACCGGCGTTCACCAGGACGAAGGCCAGCACGGCCGCGAGGGCCAGGATCCCGAAGGACCACCAGATCGCGGTCGAGAAGCCGTGCACCATGCCCCCGAACTGCACCGCCTTCGCGGCGGCCGGGCTGGTGGCCTCGCCCGCGTGGGCCGCCAGCCAGGTGGTGGTGGCGCTGGCCGCGATGGTGTTCAGCAGCGCGGTGCCGATGGCGCCGCCGACCTGCTGCGAGGTGTTGACCATGGCGGAGGCCACGCCCGCGTCGCGCGGCTGGACGCCGTGCGTGGCGAGGCTCATCGCCGGCATGAACGCGGTGCCCATGCCGAGGCCCATCAGGACCAGACCGGGCAGGATCAGCGCCGGGTAGGAGGTGTCCAGGTCGATCTGGGTCAGGATCAGCATGCCGACCGAGGCCAGCAGGAAGCCGGGCGCCATCAGGTACCGCGCCGGGACGCGGGTCATCAGGCGGGCGCCGATCTGGGTGGAGCCGGTGATCATGCCCGCCACCATCGGCAGGAAGGCCACGCCGGTCAGCACCGGGCTGTAGTCGAGCACGATCTGCAGGTAGTAGGTCAGGAAGAGGAAGAGACCGAACATGCCGATCACGGCCAGGCCCAGCGACAGGTAGACCCCGCCGCGGTTGCGGTCCAGCACGACGCGCAGCGGCAGCAGCGGCGCCTTGACCTTGCTCTCGACCAGGACGAACGCGGCCAGCAGCACGGCGGCGCCGACGAACAGGCCGATCGTCACGCCCGAGCTCCAGCCGTCCGACTCGGCGCGGGTGAAGCCGTAGACCAGCGCGACCAGACCGGTGGTGACCAGCAGCACGCCGGGCACGTCGAGCTTGTTGCGGTTGCGGCCCTCGGCGGGCTCGCGGATCACCATGACGGCGCCGACGGCGGCGACCACGGCGAACGGGATGTTGACGAAGAAGGTCCAGCGCCAGTTCATGTACTCGGTGAGCAGGCCGCCGAGGATCAGACCGATCGCGC comes from Streptomyces sp. TLI_053 and encodes:
- a CDS encoding PPOX class F420-dependent oxidoreductase; the encoded protein is MHDRTDQLADSRYLLLTSYGEDGRQVHSQSWVVADGTALGIWTPAHSGEAERIRRHPKVLVGPCDSHGRPTGAQLPARAAVCDEDATARYRASLINKYGLSAFVALARSRMRLGLSGTIGIRITLNELEQRLIGPEWQAPTTYCPN
- a CDS encoding DUF1876 domain-containing protein, coding for MQTLVGWHIEMEFHEQGPRTAAAALLRLGDGSELRAHGYTSRHPSDPEQLRVGEEIAAARALNDLASQLLTKAHGEIQQVSPIPTHPLS
- a CDS encoding MFS transporter; the protein is MSKTDSLPALQPDPRRWKALIFIGLAQLMVVLDATIVNIALPSAQKDLGITDGNRQWVITAYALAFGGLLLFGGRVADLWGRKRTFIVGLTGFALASALGGAAANTAMLLGARALQGVFGALLAPAALSLLAVMFTEAKERAKAFGIYGAIAGGGGAIGLILGGLLTEYMNWRWTFFVNIPFAVVAAVGAVMVIREPAEGRNRNKLDVPGVLLVTTGLVALVYGFTRAESDGWSSGVTIGLFVGAAVLLAAFVLVESKVKAPLLPLRVVLDRNRGGVYLSLGLAVIGMFGLFLFLTYYLQIVLDYSPVLTGVAFLPMVAGMITGSTQIGARLMTRVPARYLMAPGFLLASVGMLILTQIDLDTSYPALILPGLVLMGLGMGTAFMPAMSLATHGVQPRDAGVASAMVNTSQQVGGAIGTALLNTIAASATTTWLAAHAGEATSPAAAKAVQFGGMVHGFSTAIWWSFGILALAAVLAFVLVNAGRPEAGGAGQGSGAGAADANEVPVLVH
- a CDS encoding IS5 family transposase (programmed frameshift), whose amino-acid sequence is MIANLVPDELWDRTAPLMPARPVRRHRHPGRLPVPDRVALAGVVYVLRNGVAWRDVPASVVGCSGVTAWRRLRDWTEAGLRPRLQAALLTELRRADLLDLDDCGVDGSHVRALKRGDHVGPSPVDRGRPGSKHHLIVDRHGTPLAVTLTGGNRHDVTQLLPLLDAVPPIRGLRERPRHRPRRLYADRGYDFDKYRRQLWKRGIKPMIARRGIAHGSGLGKVRWVVERAFAWLHQFKRLRIRYERRADLHQGLLELACSIVCLRRLSRSF
- a CDS encoding YndJ family protein, with translation MGRGTAELVDLLVLLGMGAVVPLGLALVDEPGLVRLRRLWPLAAVPGALSLWLPRGPLATGTAACYALGTLAVAAHAPIRLARTRSLAPPEIAVLTALAMPSVAGLALVAERAGYRLFGFDLDILALTVPHFHYAGFTAALVAGLVCRAVPDHPAARWAALSVPTGTLLVLGGYFVGDWAELVGAAVLTAGMWLVGLLTWRDLRPRAGDRGRVPRCTGTPVLLGVSATVLAVTMLLALWWALGEASGIPRPTLGWMAATHGVGNALGFALCSLLAWRRLALAPMPPVRPVPPMPLAPPMPPMPPIPQETLR
- a CDS encoding DUF1990 domain-containing protein, translated to MNAHAPLSDLNYPEVGASTRLDTPLPAGYNHLRHRALIGHGRAALDAAGTAVLGWRMHRAAGVRITADAGRAARGVAVQCAIGIGPLRAGAPCRVVWSTAEGEPDRYGFTYGTRRGHLAVGEETFVVELAPDGAVWFTVNAFSRPQRWYARLAGPLLPLAQHLFARRCARALTHLATWATR